DNA from Fervidobacterium gondwanense DSM 13020:
AGCTGAACTAAGAAGGTTGGCAAAAATATGGCTTTTTGTAATAGCCATAACTATTCATAATTTTCCAGAAGGAATGGCTGTTGGGATTAGTGGCTACACTCCCGAAGCGATAGACGTGGCCATTGCGATAGGTGCTCAGAATATTCCAGAAGGTGCAGCAACGATGGTTGCTTTGATGAACGCTGGGTATTCTGTAAGAACGTCGCTTCTTGTTACGCTTCTTACTGGTATTGTCGAAGTAATTGGTGGTATTTTCGGCGCTGGTTTGATATTGATAAGCCAAAAGCTTTTACCATACATGCTTGCCTTCGCCGCAGGTGCTATGGTTTTCGTTGTTAGCGATGAGGTCATACCAGAAACTCATTTGAGGGGCAATGAAAGGCTCTCGACATACTTTTTGATATTCGGTTTTTTAGTAATGTCTGTTCTTGATGTTTTATTAGGATAGAGTCGTTTATTAAAAAGTTGGGGAATTTTCCTTAGGCAGGAACATATAGCTCGCTCTGTCTTTTCCTGTTCGTTTTGATATGTACAACATCTCATCAGCAGCCTTTAGAACCTCTGTTGGGGATGAGTAGTATTCTGAGCTAACTACGCCACATGAAACA
Protein-coding regions in this window:
- a CDS encoding ZIP family metal transporter, with the protein product MSDFVRGVVLSSLAGITTVVGAIPLLVFHKHFGEKLIDALLGMAAGIMLAASAFSLAGPALEIGGGIRFSVGFLLGALLVDLFDKFSPHEHFLKGHEGAELRRLAKIWLFVIAITIHNFPEGMAVGISGYTPEAIDVAIAIGAQNIPEGAATMVALMNAGYSVRTSLLVTLLTGIVEVIGGIFGAGLILISQKLLPYMLAFAAGAMVFVVSDEVIPETHLRGNERLSTYFLIFGFLVMSVLDVLLG